DNA sequence from the Cohnella herbarum genome:
CGCACCCGAGCTTGCGGTTGTGCTGTAATACGTGTTTTCTTTCATTCTGAAAGGCACGATATCCTGTTTAATCCACGGCCCGTAAGGGGAGTCGGACTTTGCCTTCATCGTGACGTAAGGGAAATCCGGGATGTCGTACGGATGCTCGCGACGATAATCCGAGCCGATATAGAACATATGCCAGACTCCGTCTTCGAGGTAAGTTACGCCATATACGGCGCAGCTGGAATCGTCTTCTCCTTCTTCGCCCAGGTTAAGAATGACTCCTTTTTTATCCCAATGAATGAGATCCTTGCTCGTGGCCAAATAATTTCTCCAGCCCGTCTTGTCATCGGAGGCATCGTAGTGCATGAAATAAGTGCCTTCGCTCTCGAAGACGAGGGGTTCCCTGATTCCGTATCCATCAAGCTCCTCGCCGCCTCTTCTGAGTACGATTCCTTGATCTGCCGCGGGGATCGTAAACTTCGCTTCCGGTCTTCCGTCTAAATATTTGTTGCCCAAATTCATCACGCCTTCCATTTTGTAATAGTTCATAGCTATATAGGCCCTGCGATTAATTGCTTTTAACAATAAGCTGAGGGAGGTAACATTCCTTGATCTAACGCGGTATCGTCAGCTTTTTTCCGGGTCTTCCATCCGAATTCTTATAGCCCGATCGATCCCTCCTTTGCTCGTTTTGTAGAGAGTCACGGAAAGCTTGCGACGTAATGGGTCTCATGATAAAGGTTACTTTCGAAACTTTCAAGACCTTAAATTTATCGGAATTTCGGAGGCGAAATGCATTTATATATGTTGGGAAAGCTCAAATTATTTTTTTGTTGACAGCGATTTCATTAGCATCTACAATTCAATTAATTGGTCTGACAACTTACTAGTTATCGTCTGGAGAGATGAGCATGCTGAAGTCGCTTAAGAGACAAAAGCTGCACGAGTCCATAACGGATGAAGTGCTTAAATTTATAGAGCAGAAGGGCTACAGCCAAGGCGATCGATTGCCTACGGAACGTTTTTTCTGCGAGCAGTTCCAAATCAGCCGCCCTTCATTCCGAGAAGCGATGAAGAAATTAGAGAGCTTTGGCGTGATCGAGATCAAGCCGGGCAGCGGAATGTACTTACGCGCCGAGAAAACGATATTGGCGGAAATGGGTAACTTCACGCTTAAGGTTTCCATGGAAATGAAGGCAATCATAGAAATGATAGATTTGCGCGAGATGATGGAGAAGCATGCGATCGAGCAAATCGTCAGCCATGGACAATCCTTCTACCTGGACAAGCTGGAAGAGATCGTCGACGAATACGATCGGAAGAGGAACAAAGGCGAAATTCCTCGCCAAGAGGATTATATGTTTCACCTAACGTTATACGAGGGCTCCGAAAATCGGTTGATGCTTACGCTGTTCCAATCGATTAAAGATATGGATTCGTTGTGGGCGGACCGCGTCATCGACAGCTTGGACATGCATGTCTTCGGCAGGGAAACCGAGCCGTTGCATAGGCTCATTTACGAGGCAATGAGAAGCGGCGATGCGAAGAAGGCCACGAAGCTGATGAGCAAACACTTCGAGATTATGCGCGACGACCTGAAGAAGTTTGGGGGTTAGCTCCTCCATCCACTTAACCAAAGTGGTCAGACAACTATCCAAATTTAGAAAATAATCGCAGTTGTTGAATCTTTTAAGGAGGTGAGCGAAATACCCGTAATTGGTTTAACCGATAATAATCAAAACTTCTAATGGGGGCTACCGTATGTTGAAAAAAATGGCACTGGGCATTCTTGCCGGAGTATTGCTTGTAACTAGCGCTTGTTCGTCTAGCGGGTCGAACGAAGGGAAATCGTCGGGTTCGAAGAACGAGAAGGTAGAAATCAGCTTTCTGGACGTCACTCCTTCCCCGGATCGGACAAAGTACTTCAATGAAATCATAGCCGCATTCGAAGAAGCGAATCCGGATATTAAAGTGAAGATGGAGACGGTTCCTTGGGATCAGGCCTTCAATAAGCTGACGATGCAAGGGGCAAGCAAGACGATGCCCGATGTCATGAACATGTACCCGGCTTGGCTGAATACATTCGTTCCCGCGGGTTATTTGGAACCGCTTACTGCCGACTATGATGCTTGGTCCGATAAGGAGAAATTAACGAGCTTCGTAAGCAATATCACGATGGAAGAGCAACAACGCAAATTGTACAAGGAAATCTATTATATGCCCGATGCTTTGATGTCCGGCGCGTTATTCGTCCGCAAAGACTGGTTCGCGGAAGCGAATCTGCCGCTTCCGACTTCATGGGAGGAAATCTTCGCGGCTTCGGAGAAGTTGACCGATCCGGCCAAGAATCGCTATGGATGGGCTTTCCGCGGAGCGCGCGCTGGGTTCGACCAAGTGTTCGCCTACATTACGTCCGTAACGGGCGGAGAGACGTACGAGAAGGACGGTACATCCGTATTGTTCAGACCGGAAGCGCTTGAAGCGTTCGTTAAGTTTACGGATATCTACAAAAAAGGCTGGGCTCCGAAGGATTCCATCAACTGGGGTTACCAAGAGATGGTACAAGGCTTTACTTCCGGAGTCACGGGCATGCTGAACCAAACGACCGAAGTTATCGGCGCTGCCAAAGCGACATTGCCGGACGAGGCATGGACGGTTATCCCTTGGCCGAAAGGTGCCGACGGCAAGAGATATATCGGCGCCGGAGCGAACTGGGGCTACAGCGTCTCGAAGGATTCCAAACATAAGGAAGCTTCTTGGAAGTTCATCGCGTTCCTGTCCACGCCGGAAAATAACTTGAAGTACTCGAATGCCATGACGATGATTCCAATCTTCAAGAACGAAGGCGGATCAGCCGTAGACGGACCGATGCAAGGCTTTATCGATACGTTGGACGATCCGGACAGCTACCTGGTCGCCAATCTCGGCAACTTCCCGGAGCTTGGCGAATTCCGCGAAGGCTTCATGGATGCAGAGGTACAGAAGTACTTACTCAACAATCAGACAGCCGAACAAACCTTGAAGAACTTGGGCGACTTCCTGACGAAAGCCCAACAGAAGTATATGAAGGAAAACCCGGATGCAGGGGTGCCGCAAGTCACGAAGCCGGAAATGAAATAACAGCCGTGTAGGTGTCGAGTAGCCGGGCAAAGGGATTTTCCCGGCTACTCGCATTCCTAACGGCAAGGAGGACCCCTCGAATGAAACGGATTAAATCGAAAGAGCCGTATTTTATGTTGGCTCCAAGCTTTCTATTATTGTGTATTTTCTTAGTGTATCCTTTGTTGAGTTCTTTCTTGTATGCCTTCCAAAGCTATAAGCTGACCGCGCCTAACGATATTGCCTTTAACGGAATCAACAACTTTAAAGCCGTATTCCAGGACAGCAATTTCGGCTTGATACTTAAGAACTCTTTCATTTGGGTCGTACTGACGGTCGCGGGACAATTTATCCTTGGTTTCATTCTGGCATTGGCGCTTCGTCGGCCTTTTCCGGGGAGAAACTTCTATCAGGCGATCGTATTTCTGCCATGGGCGATTTCTTCCTTCGTCGTCGGCTTGACCTTCCGCTGGCTATTGAATGCCGAGTATGGTCCGGTTAACGATTTGCTGCTCAAGTTAGGCATTATCGAGAATAAAATATACTTTTTGTCCGATCCGAAGCTGGCGTTGTACACCGTTATTCTCACGATGACCTGGTACGGCATTCCTTTCTTCGCCATCATGCTGCTTGCGGCTATGCAATCCATACCGGAGGACCTTTACGAAGCCGCCGATATCGACGGAGCGGGCATCTGGTCTAAATTCTGGCATATTACGTTCAGCTACATTAAGCAAACTATCATTCTAACTTTACTATTGAGGACAATATGGGTATTTGCTTCGGCTGATCTTATTTATATTATGACGGCTGGCGGTCCGGCCAATTCTTCGAGCATTTTATCTTCCTACATGTTCATGAAAGCTTATTCCACCTTGGATTATGGACAGGCATCCGCGATCGGTTTGTTCTTCATGGCGCTGCTGATCCTTTTCTGCTACTTGTTCATGAAGGCGACTAAATTCGAGAAGGCGGGTAATTTCTGATGATTCGAAACCGACGCGCCTTTATT
Encoded proteins:
- a CDS encoding FadR/GntR family transcriptional regulator, translating into MLKSLKRQKLHESITDEVLKFIEQKGYSQGDRLPTERFFCEQFQISRPSFREAMKKLESFGVIEIKPGSGMYLRAEKTILAEMGNFTLKVSMEMKAIIEMIDLREMMEKHAIEQIVSHGQSFYLDKLEEIVDEYDRKRNKGEIPRQEDYMFHLTLYEGSENRLMLTLFQSIKDMDSLWADRVIDSLDMHVFGRETEPLHRLIYEAMRSGDAKKATKLMSKHFEIMRDDLKKFGG
- a CDS encoding ABC transporter substrate-binding protein; amino-acid sequence: MLKKMALGILAGVLLVTSACSSSGSNEGKSSGSKNEKVEISFLDVTPSPDRTKYFNEIIAAFEEANPDIKVKMETVPWDQAFNKLTMQGASKTMPDVMNMYPAWLNTFVPAGYLEPLTADYDAWSDKEKLTSFVSNITMEEQQRKLYKEIYYMPDALMSGALFVRKDWFAEANLPLPTSWEEIFAASEKLTDPAKNRYGWAFRGARAGFDQVFAYITSVTGGETYEKDGTSVLFRPEALEAFVKFTDIYKKGWAPKDSINWGYQEMVQGFTSGVTGMLNQTTEVIGAAKATLPDEAWTVIPWPKGADGKRYIGAGANWGYSVSKDSKHKEASWKFIAFLSTPENNLKYSNAMTMIPIFKNEGGSAVDGPMQGFIDTLDDPDSYLVANLGNFPELGEFREGFMDAEVQKYLLNNQTAEQTLKNLGDFLTKAQQKYMKENPDAGVPQVTKPEMK
- a CDS encoding carbohydrate ABC transporter permease; translated protein: MKRIKSKEPYFMLAPSFLLLCIFLVYPLLSSFLYAFQSYKLTAPNDIAFNGINNFKAVFQDSNFGLILKNSFIWVVLTVAGQFILGFILALALRRPFPGRNFYQAIVFLPWAISSFVVGLTFRWLLNAEYGPVNDLLLKLGIIENKIYFLSDPKLALYTVILTMTWYGIPFFAIMLLAAMQSIPEDLYEAADIDGAGIWSKFWHITFSYIKQTIILTLLLRTIWVFASADLIYIMTAGGPANSSSILSSYMFMKAYSTLDYGQASAIGLFFMALLILFCYLFMKATKFEKAGNF